One stretch of Clupea harengus chromosome 2, Ch_v2.0.2, whole genome shotgun sequence DNA includes these proteins:
- the LOC105907902 gene encoding C-X-C chemokine receptor type 2, with the protein MMTDPNTSYLFGDFGDFYDGFNISEELNYTDITENFTVNPLTQSCEPSTFASAVNIATCVFYVLICLLAIPGNLIVGLVIGSKRRVLSASDVYLFHLMMADILLALCLPFYATSVVRGWVFGDVMCKLISILTEVSFYSSILFLVCISVDRYQVIVCAMEVRKGKWRVGSCVICLSVWGLGVMLSLPALYNEAFPVSGLMMCSEHYDTESSDEWRLATRVLRHLLGFLLPLAAMLGCYGVTLARLLRTNGFKRQRAMRVIVAVVAGFLLCWSPYHVALMADTLLRTKALLHNCRTRMAVDVALFATQNLARLHCCVNPVLYAFVGQKFRSNLTELLYRKGVLERASVSRSSRSTSQMSDHPSTVL; encoded by the exons ATGATGACAG ACCCAAACACTTCCTATTTGTTTGGTGACTTTGGTGACTTCTACGATGGCTTCAATATCAGTGAGGAGCTGAActacacagacatcacagagaACTTCACAGTGAATCCGCTGACACAGAGCTGTGAGCCTTCCACCTTTGCTTCCGCTGTGAATATCGCAACATGTGTGTTCTACGTGCTTATATGCCTGTTGGCCATTCCCGGAAACCTCATCGTTGGGCTGGTGATTGGCTCCAAGAGGCGGGTTCTCTCCGCGTCGGATGTCTACCTGTTTCACCTGATGATGGCTGACATCCTGCTGGCCCTGTGCCTGCCCTTCTACGCCACGTCCGTGGTGCGGGGCTGGGTGTTCGGTGACGTCATGTGCAAGCTGATCAGCATCCTGACGGAGGTGAGCTTCTACAGCAGCATCCTCTTCCTGGTGTGCATCAGCGTGGACCGCTACCAGGTCATCGTGTGCGCCATGGAGGTCCGCAAAGGCAAGTGGCGCGTGGGCAGCTGTGTTATCTGCCTGAGCGTCTGGGGCCTGGGCGTGATGCTCTCGCTGCCCGCCCTCTACAACGAGGCCTTCCCGGTGAGCGGTCTAATGATGTGCTCGGAGCATTACGATACGGAGAGCTCAGACGAGTGGCGCCTGGCCACGCGCGTGCTCCGCCACCTGCTGGGCTTCCTGCTGCCGCTGGCCGCCATGTTGGGCTGTTACGGAGTCACGCTGGCGCGGCTGCTGCGCACGAATGGCTTCAAGCGCCAGAGGGCCATGCGCGTGATCGTGGCAGTCGTGGCCGGCTTCCTGCTCTGCTGGAGCCCCTACCACGTGGCCTTGATGGCCGACACCCTGCTGCGCACCAAGGCGCTGCTGCACAACTGCCGCACGCGCATGGCCGTTGACGTGGCCTTGTTCGCCACACAGAACCTCGCTCGGCTGCACTGCTGCGTCAACCCTGTGCTCTACGCCTTCGTGGGACAGAAGTTCCGCAGCAACCTCACGGAGCTGCTCTACAGGAAGGGCGTGCTGGAGAGGGCCTCGGTCAGCCGGAGCAGCAGATCCACGTCCCAAATGTCAGACCACCCCTCTACTGTCCTGTGA